A region from the Rosa rugosa chromosome 6, drRosRugo1.1, whole genome shotgun sequence genome encodes:
- the LOC133717801 gene encoding lon protease homolog 1, mitochondrial-like isoform X1, protein MLKLLSPSSPAASPFLRALGSITGFTRRNPNLGRRAFLCSDAKNGDGVVEIEFKGLGNEAEAESKSSSSSAIIPTNLNPEDYIKVLALPLPHRPLFPGFYMPIYVKDPKLLAALQESRNRQVPYAGAFLVKDEPGTDPCSETENNIPDLKGKELFDRLHEVGTLAQISSIQGDQVVLIGHRRLRITEMVDEDPVTVKVDHLKDKPYDKDDDVIKATSYEVISTLRDVLETSVLWRDHAQTYTQHISDFNFTRIADFGAAISGANKLQCQKVLEEIDVHDRLKLTLELVKKEIEISKIQASLMKKMEEKILSEQRRKLLNEQLKAIKKELGLEADDRTALCEKFRERLEPNREKFPPNVLQVIEEELSKMQLLDASSSEFNITRNYLDWLISLPWGNYSDENFDVLRAQKVLDEDHYGLTEVKERILEFIAVGKLRGMSEGKIICLAGPPGVGKTSIGRSIAHALNRNFFRFSVGGLTDAAEIKGHRRTYVGAMPGKMVQCLKTVGTANPLVLIDEIDKLGRGHAGHPASALLELLDAEQNANFLDHYLDVPIDLSKVLFVCTANVVHMIPTPLLDRMEVVSIAGYVTDDKIHIAREYLEKTTREACGIEPEQVEVTDAALLALIENYCREAGVRNLQQHIERIYRKIALQLVRQGAANEPAVGDKIQSLSDEPAVVEVADSDEHVVGSKVRRDTRNIPKSEATKTVEKVLVDSSNLPDFVGKPVFHAEHIYEQTPVGVVMGLAWTAMGGCPLYIETTQVEEAHGKGALQVTGQLGDVMRESAHIAHTVARSILLDKEPDNTFFADSKLHLHIPAGAIPKDGPSAGCTMITSMLSLAMKKPVNKDLAMTGEVTLTGRILPIGGVKEKTIAARRGGVKTIIFPSANKRDYEELTPNVKEGLDVHFVDDYSQIFNLAFGDHEN, encoded by the exons ATGTTAAAACTCCTCTCTCCTTCTTCTCCGGCGGCCTCACCGTTTCTCCGAGCTCTTGGCTCTATCACCGGCTTCACTCGCCGGAATCCCAACTTGGGCCGTCGAGCTTTTTTGTGCTCTGACGCTAAAAACGGGGATGGGGTGGTGGAAATCGAGTTCAAGGGGTTAGGAAATGAAGCAGAGGCTGAGTCCAagtcgtcatcatcatcagctaTCATACCCACAAATCTTAATCCTGAAGATTATATAAAG GTTTTAGCATTGCCATTGCCGCATAGACCACTGTTTCCGGGTTTCTACATGCCAATATATGTGAAG GATCCTAAACTCTTAGCAGCTCTACAGGAAAGTAGAAACCGGCAAGTTCCATACGCCGGTGCTTTCCTTGTCAAGGATGAACCAGGGACCGACCCTTGTTCTGAGACAGAGAATAACATTCCTGATTTGAAAGGGAAAGAGTTGTTTGATCGTCTGCATGAAGTTGGTACGCTTGCCCAG ATTTCAAGCATTCAAGGAGACCAAGTAGTCCTAATCGGCCATAGGCGACTTCGAATTACAGAGATG GTTGATGAGGATCCCGTGACTGTAAAAGTTGATCATCTCAAG GATAAGCCATATGACAAGGATGATGATGTTATAAAGGCAACATCATATGAGGTTATATCAACTCTAAGAGATGTTCTGGAGACTAGTGTTCTTTGGAGAGATCATGCTCAAACATATACTCAg CATATAAGTGATTTTAATTTTACAAGGATAGCAGATTTTGGGGCTGCTATATCTGGTGCAAACAAATTGCAATGCCAAAAAGTACTTGAAGAGATAGAT GTGCATGATCGTTTAAAGCTCACACTAGAATTAGTGAAGAAAGAGATAGAGATCAGTAAGATTCAG GCATCTCTTatgaaaaaaatggaagagaaaaTACTTTCTGAACAGCGTCGCAAATTGTTAAATGAGCAGCTTAAAGCAATAAAGAAG GAACTGGGATTAGAGGCTGATGATAGAACAGCGCTTTGTG AAAAGTTTAGGGAGAGGCTTGAACCAAATAGGGAAAAATTCCCACCTAATGTTTTGCAAGTCATAGAAGAAGAGCTTAGCAAAATGCAGCTGTTGGATGCCAGTTCAAGTGAATTTAATATAACACGTAATTATCTAGATTGGTTGATTTCACTTCCCTGGGGAAATTACAG TGATGAGAATTTTGATGTTCTTCGGGCGCAGAAAGTTCTCGATGAAGATCATTATGGATTAACTGAAGTAAAAGAAAGGATATTGGAATTTATTGCTGTTGGAAAACTCAGAGGAATGTCAGAAG GAAAAATCATCTGTCTCGCTGGCCCACCTGGAGTAGGAAAAACCAGCATTGGTCGTTCAATTGCACATGCCTTGAACCGTAATTTCTTTCGATTTTCTGTAGGAGGGTTAACTGACGCAGCTGAAATTAAG GGGCATCGTCGAACCTATGTTGGTGCCATGCCAGGAAAGATGGTACAATGCCTTAAAACTGTGGGAACAGCTAATCCTCTGGTTCTGATCGATGAGATTGACAAG TTGGGAAGGGGGCATGCTGGTCATCCGGCAAGTGCATTGTTGGAGCTTCTAGATGCAGAGCAAAATGCTAATTTTCTAGACCATTATCTTGATGTTCCAATTGACCTATCTAAG GTTCTGTTTGTTTGTACAGCAAATGTTGTGCACATGATTCCAACTCCTCTGTTGGATAGAATGGAGGTCGTTTCCATCGCTGGGTACGTTACTGATGATAAAATCCACATTGCTAGAGAGTATTTGGAGAAGACCACACGTGAAGCATGTGGCATTGAACCTGAACAG GTTGAGGTGACCGATGCAGCTCTTCTTGCACTCATTGAAAATTATTGCCGGGAAGCAGGTGTTAGGAACCTCCAGCAGCACATAGAAAGAATCTACCGCAAG ATAGCTCTGCAACTTGTTAGACAAGGAGCAGCAAATGAACCGGCAGTTGGTGATAAAATACAGTCTCTCTCAGATGAACCTGCAGTTGTTGAAGTTGCAGATAGTGATGAACATGTTGTTGGTTCAAAG GTTCGAAGAGATACTAGAAATATTCCCAAAAGTGAAGCAACAAAAACAGTTGAGAAAGTGTTGGTTGACTCATCAAACTTACCTGATTTTGTTGGGAAACCTGTTTTCCATGCTGAACACATCTACGAACAGACTCCGGTTGGAGTTGTTATGGGTCTTGCTTGGACTGCCATGGGTGGTTGCCCCTTGTATATAGAGACCACTCAGGTTGAGGAAGCTCACGGGAAAGGAGCACTTCAAGTCACAGGCCAACTTGGGGATGTCATGAGAGAAAGTGCCCATATTGCTCACACTGTTGCCAGATCGATATTGCTTGATAAAGAACCAGATAACACTTTCTTTGCCGATTCCAAGCTTCATCTCCATATTCCTGCAGGGGCTATACCTAAGGATGGGCCCAGTGCTGGTTGTACTATGATAACATCCATGCTCTCCCTTGCCATGAAGAAGCCTGTCAACAAGGATTTAGCAATGACTGGGGAAGTAACACTAACCGGGAGGATCCTTCCAATTGGCGGG GTAAAGGAGAAAACAATAGCAGCGAGGAGGGGCGGAGTGAAGACCATCATATTCCCTTCAGCTAACAAGAGGGATTATGAGGAGCTTACCCCCAATGTAAAGGAAGGCCTGGATGTTCACTTTGTAGATGACTACAGTCAGATATTCAACTTGGCTTTCGGTGATCACGAAAATTAG
- the LOC133717801 gene encoding lon protease homolog 1, mitochondrial-like isoform X2, translating into MLKLLSPSSPAASPFLRALGSITGFTRRNPNLGRRAFLCSDAKNGDGVVEIEFKGLGNEAEAESKSSSSSAIIPTNLNPEDYIKVLALPLPHRPLFPGFYMPIYVKDPKLLAALQESRNRQVPYAGAFLVKDEPGTDPCSETENNIPDLKGKELFDRLHEVGTLAQISSIQGDQVVLIGHRRLRITEMVDEDPVTVKVDHLKDKPYDKDDDVIKATSYEVISTLRDVLETSVLWRDHAQTYTQHISDFNFTRIADFGAAISGANKLQCQKVLEEIDVHDRLKLTLELVKKEIEISKIQASLMKKMEEKILSEQRRKLLNEQLKAIKKELGLEADDRTALCEKFRERLEPNREKFPPNVLQVIEEELSKMQLLDASSSEFNITRNYLDWLISLPWGNYSDENFDVLRAQKVLDEDHYGLTEVKERILEFIAVGKLRGMSEGKIICLAGPPGVGKTSIGRSIAHALNRNFFRFSVGGLTDAAEIKGHRRTYVGAMPGKMVQCLKTVGTANPLVLIDEIDKLGRGHAGHPASALLELLDAEQNANFLDHYLDVPIDLSKVLFVCTANVVHMIPTPLLDRMEVVSIAGYVTDDKIHIAREYLEKTTREACGIEPEQVEVTDAALLALIENYCREAGVRNLQQHIERIYRKVQAFREIGALGP; encoded by the exons ATGTTAAAACTCCTCTCTCCTTCTTCTCCGGCGGCCTCACCGTTTCTCCGAGCTCTTGGCTCTATCACCGGCTTCACTCGCCGGAATCCCAACTTGGGCCGTCGAGCTTTTTTGTGCTCTGACGCTAAAAACGGGGATGGGGTGGTGGAAATCGAGTTCAAGGGGTTAGGAAATGAAGCAGAGGCTGAGTCCAagtcgtcatcatcatcagctaTCATACCCACAAATCTTAATCCTGAAGATTATATAAAG GTTTTAGCATTGCCATTGCCGCATAGACCACTGTTTCCGGGTTTCTACATGCCAATATATGTGAAG GATCCTAAACTCTTAGCAGCTCTACAGGAAAGTAGAAACCGGCAAGTTCCATACGCCGGTGCTTTCCTTGTCAAGGATGAACCAGGGACCGACCCTTGTTCTGAGACAGAGAATAACATTCCTGATTTGAAAGGGAAAGAGTTGTTTGATCGTCTGCATGAAGTTGGTACGCTTGCCCAG ATTTCAAGCATTCAAGGAGACCAAGTAGTCCTAATCGGCCATAGGCGACTTCGAATTACAGAGATG GTTGATGAGGATCCCGTGACTGTAAAAGTTGATCATCTCAAG GATAAGCCATATGACAAGGATGATGATGTTATAAAGGCAACATCATATGAGGTTATATCAACTCTAAGAGATGTTCTGGAGACTAGTGTTCTTTGGAGAGATCATGCTCAAACATATACTCAg CATATAAGTGATTTTAATTTTACAAGGATAGCAGATTTTGGGGCTGCTATATCTGGTGCAAACAAATTGCAATGCCAAAAAGTACTTGAAGAGATAGAT GTGCATGATCGTTTAAAGCTCACACTAGAATTAGTGAAGAAAGAGATAGAGATCAGTAAGATTCAG GCATCTCTTatgaaaaaaatggaagagaaaaTACTTTCTGAACAGCGTCGCAAATTGTTAAATGAGCAGCTTAAAGCAATAAAGAAG GAACTGGGATTAGAGGCTGATGATAGAACAGCGCTTTGTG AAAAGTTTAGGGAGAGGCTTGAACCAAATAGGGAAAAATTCCCACCTAATGTTTTGCAAGTCATAGAAGAAGAGCTTAGCAAAATGCAGCTGTTGGATGCCAGTTCAAGTGAATTTAATATAACACGTAATTATCTAGATTGGTTGATTTCACTTCCCTGGGGAAATTACAG TGATGAGAATTTTGATGTTCTTCGGGCGCAGAAAGTTCTCGATGAAGATCATTATGGATTAACTGAAGTAAAAGAAAGGATATTGGAATTTATTGCTGTTGGAAAACTCAGAGGAATGTCAGAAG GAAAAATCATCTGTCTCGCTGGCCCACCTGGAGTAGGAAAAACCAGCATTGGTCGTTCAATTGCACATGCCTTGAACCGTAATTTCTTTCGATTTTCTGTAGGAGGGTTAACTGACGCAGCTGAAATTAAG GGGCATCGTCGAACCTATGTTGGTGCCATGCCAGGAAAGATGGTACAATGCCTTAAAACTGTGGGAACAGCTAATCCTCTGGTTCTGATCGATGAGATTGACAAG TTGGGAAGGGGGCATGCTGGTCATCCGGCAAGTGCATTGTTGGAGCTTCTAGATGCAGAGCAAAATGCTAATTTTCTAGACCATTATCTTGATGTTCCAATTGACCTATCTAAG GTTCTGTTTGTTTGTACAGCAAATGTTGTGCACATGATTCCAACTCCTCTGTTGGATAGAATGGAGGTCGTTTCCATCGCTGGGTACGTTACTGATGATAAAATCCACATTGCTAGAGAGTATTTGGAGAAGACCACACGTGAAGCATGTGGCATTGAACCTGAACAG GTTGAGGTGACCGATGCAGCTCTTCTTGCACTCATTGAAAATTATTGCCGGGAAGCAGGTGTTAGGAACCTCCAGCAGCACATAGAAAGAATCTACCGCAAG GTCCAGGCCTTCAGGGAGATAGGTGCTTTAGGTCCATGA
- the LOC133717802 gene encoding protein ENHANCED DISEASE RESISTANCE 2-like yields MDALDLKKVGSGRSQGSGHSRESSAGGGRFEYFGWVYHLGVNKIGREYCHLRFLFIRGKYVEMYKRDPHENPGIKPIRKGVVGPTLMIEELGRRKVNHGGGGGDIYVLRFYNRLDETKKGEIACATAGEAQKWMEAFDQAKQQAEFELSRGGSARSKLNSEDEIDLDGHRPRVRHYAHGLKKLIKIGQGPETLLRQSSNLAADVGTDEYFEKDVGDAVEAYEWKCVRTVNGVRIFQDVANSDRGKGVIVKAVGVIDASADTAFEVLLNLERHQRYEWDMLTGDLEMVDSYDGHYDVVYGTYSPMYLSRWDSKRDFIFSRQWFRGQDGTYTILQSPAVHKKKPQSSGYRRTKLNPSTWEIRNFNTSMDTNTPRCLVTQMVEIRSVGWWKWKKNHFSKFEKSVPYALLCQVAGLKEYIAANPALKFKSAASVIQSKVSSVSSGESEADAAHDEFYDAMSADSSSSDEDSDTEFENKDAKVKLKNVAWAITSLALKRTLSDANKELDPKAAPFMIDPSQFHGSLRKARDEADTDCWTSPSGTGFMIRGKTYLKDSSKVTGGDPLLKLIAVDWFKVDKSIDRIALHPKCLMQSEAGKKLPFVLVVNLQVPATPNYSLVLYYASDRPVNPNSLLAKFVDGSDMFRNARFKLIPSIVDGYWMVKRAVGSKACLLGKAVSCRYLRQDNFLEIDVDIGSSSVARSIIGLVLGYVTSIVVDLAILIEAREEADLPEYILGTVRLNRLKIDSAVHLEA; encoded by the coding sequence ATGGATGCATTGGATTTGAAGAAGGTGGGGAGTGGAAGGTCTCAGGGGTCAGGGCACAGCCGTGAAAGTTCCGCAGGAGGAGGAAGGTTTGAGTATTTTGGGTGGGTGTATCATTTGGGGGTGAATAAGATAGGGCGTGAGTACTGTCACCTTCGTTTTCTCTTCATTCGGGGAAAGTATGTTGAGATGTACAAGCGTGATCCTCATGAGAACCCCGGAATTAAACCCATTCGGAAAGGTGTTGTTGGGCCTACATTGATGATAGAGGAGCTTGGGCGTCGAAAGGTCAACCATGGAGGTGGGGGTGGGGATATTTATGTTCTACGGTTTTACAATCGGTTGGATGAAACAAAGAAGGGAGAGATTGCTTGTGCTACAGCTGGAGAAGCTCAGAAGTGGATGGAGGCATTTGATCAAGCCAAGCAACAGGCAGAGTTTGAGCTTTCGAGAGGAGGTAGTGCCAGAAGCAAACTGAACTCAGAGGATGAGATTGATCTTGATGGACATCGGCCTAGAGTAAGGCACTATGCACACGGATTGAAAAAGCTTATAAAGATTGGGCAAGGGCCGGAGACGCTTTTGCGCCAATCGTCAAACTTGGCTGCAGATGTTGGCACAGATGAGTACTTTGAAAAGGATGTTGGAGATGCAGTTGAGGCGTATGAGTGGAAATGTGTGCGAACAGTTAACGGTGTTAGAATATTTCAAGATGTTGCTAACTCTGACAGGGGTAAAGGTGTTATCGTCAAGGCTGTTGGAGTTATTGATGCAAGTGCAGATACTGCTTTCGAAGTTCTTTTGAACCTTGAGCGACATCAGAGATATGAGTGGGATATGCTGACAGGTGATTTGGAGATGGTAGATTCTTATGATGGACACTATGATGTTGTCTATGGGACGTACAGTCCTATGTATCTTTCTAGGTGGGACTCCAAGAGAGATTTTATCTTTTCTAGGCAATGGTTCCGTGGACAAGATGGAACATACACAATCTTGCAATCCCCAGCTGTTCATAAGAAGAAGCCTCAGAGTTCTGGATATCGTCGTACAAAACTAAATCCATCTACTTGGGAGATTAGAAATTTTAACACATCCATGGATACTAATACTCCAAGATGTCTTGTCACACAGATGGTGGAGATACGTTCTGTTGGCTGGTGGAAGTGGAAGAAAAATCACTTCTCAAAGTTTGAAAAAAGTGTCCCTTATGCATTGTTGTGTCAAGTGGCAGGTCTCAAGGAATATATTGCAGCAAATCCTGCACTCAAATTTAAATCTGCTGCTTCAGTTATCCAATCAAAGGTATCTTCTGTTTCCAGTGGTGAATCTGAGGCAGACGCAGCTCATGATGAGTTTTACGATGCAATGTCTGcagactcttcttcttctgatgaAGATAGTGACACTGAATTTGAAAATAAAGATGCAAAAGTGAAACTGAAGAATGTGGCATGGGCCATCACAAGCTTAGCTTTGAAACGAACTTTATCAGATGCTAATAAGGAACTTGATCCTAAAGCTGCTCCTTTCATGATTGATCCAAGCCAGTTCCATGGTTCCTTGCGCAAAGCAAGGGATGAGGCCGACACGGACTGCTGGACATCTCCAAGTGGTACCGGGTTCATGATTAGAGGAAAGACCTACCTAAAGGATAGTTCCAAGGTAACAGGAGGAGATCCTCTTCTCAAGCTCATAGCAGTAGATTGGTTCAAAGTTGATAAAAGCATAGATAGGATTGCCCTGCATCCCAAGTGTCTTATGCAGTCAGAAGCTGGAAAGAAGCTTCCATTTGTACTAGTTGTTAATCTCCAGGTTCCAGCAACACCAAACTATAGTCTGGTACTTTACTACGCTTCTGACAGACCTGTAAATCCTAATTCTTTGCTTGCTAAATTTGTGGATGGGAGCGATATGTTTCGTAATGCAAGATTTAAACTAATTCCAAGTATTGTGGATGGATATTGGATGGTCAAGCGTGCTGTTGGAAGCAAAGCTTGCCTACTGGGCAAAGCTGTATCTTGCAGGTATCTCAGGCAAGACAACTTTCTTGAGATTGATGTGGATATTGGATCATCATCCGTGGCGAGGAGTATCATCGGACTTGTCCTCGGATATGTCACCAGCATAGTAGTTGACCTTGCCATTTTGATAGAGGCGAGGGAGGAGGCAGACTTGCCTGAGTACATTCTTGGAACTGTTCGGCTTAATCGTTTGAAGATTGATTCGGCTGTTCATTTGGAGGCATGA